A stretch of the Mycobacteroides immunogenum genome encodes the following:
- a CDS encoding cold-shock protein: protein MAQGTVKWFNAEKGFGFITPDNGNKDLFVHFSAIVSNGGFRTLNENDRVSFEEEAGDRGPQAVSVQTI, encoded by the coding sequence ATGGCCCAAGGCACCGTCAAGTGGTTCAACGCCGAAAAGGGATTCGGGTTCATCACCCCGGACAATGGCAACAAGGACCTGTTTGTTCACTTCTCAGCGATCGTCAGCAACGGCGGATTCCGCACCCTCAATGAGAACGATCGCGTTAGCTTCGAAGAGGAAGCCGGCGATCGCGGCCCCCAGGCCGTCTCGGTGCAGACCATCTAA
- a CDS encoding cellulose-binding domain-containing protein, producing the protein MAGLGNYVKRWRAALYASVSALMLAALGLPVVPVAHAAAVTATLSVTSTWQTGFIANFTITNLSSTPLSDWALEFDLPIGESIRHTWSSTITQSGTHYVLTPANWNRIIPAGGSATGGLRGVLSGSYTPPLNCVLNRQYPCT; encoded by the coding sequence ATGGCCGGACTTGGCAACTACGTGAAGCGATGGCGCGCAGCGCTTTACGCAAGTGTGTCAGCTTTGATGCTTGCTGCACTCGGACTCCCTGTTGTGCCCGTAGCCCATGCGGCTGCGGTCACGGCCACCTTGTCGGTGACGTCGACGTGGCAGACGGGTTTCATCGCCAATTTCACCATCACCAATTTGAGTTCGACACCGCTGTCTGATTGGGCGCTTGAATTCGACTTGCCGATAGGCGAGTCCATCCGGCACACCTGGAGTAGCACCATCACCCAATCGGGCACGCACTATGTGCTCACCCCTGCGAATTGGAATCGCATCATTCCAGCGGGTGGTTCAGCCACCGGTGGCCTACGAGGCGTACTGAGTGGCTCCTACACGCCACCGTTGAATTGTGTGCTCAACCGGCAATACCCTTGTACCTAA
- a CDS encoding FKBP-type peptidyl-prolyl cis-trans isomerase, which produces MALAACGSDSEAKSAPADPATTASGCPTAAPQGGGTPEWTLAGSTGNVAVTGSTDTAAPSVNVTAPFSVTETQVHTLQAGSGTIVGDLATVSVCYMGVNGRDGSVFDSSYERGTPAQFPLGGVVPGFKKAIAGQKVGSTVAVAMTSADGYPAGQPSAGIRAGDTLVFAIKILNATN; this is translated from the coding sequence GTGGCGCTCGCAGCGTGCGGATCCGATTCCGAGGCCAAATCTGCCCCGGCTGACCCCGCCACCACGGCGAGCGGATGCCCGACGGCAGCACCGCAGGGCGGTGGCACACCCGAGTGGACGCTGGCAGGGAGCACCGGCAATGTCGCGGTGACCGGCTCTACGGATACGGCGGCGCCGTCGGTGAATGTGACTGCCCCGTTCAGCGTGACCGAGACCCAGGTGCACACGCTGCAGGCCGGGTCGGGCACGATCGTCGGAGACTTGGCCACGGTTTCGGTCTGCTACATGGGCGTCAACGGGCGTGATGGGTCCGTGTTCGACAGCAGCTATGAACGCGGCACGCCGGCCCAGTTCCCGCTAGGCGGAGTAGTGCCAGGCTTCAAGAAGGCCATCGCAGGCCAGAAGGTCGGGTCCACGGTCGCTGTCGCCATGACCTCGGCCGACGGCTATCCGGCGGGTCAGCCCAGCGCGGGCATTCGCGCGGGTGACACTCTCGTCTTCGCCATCAAGATCCTCAACGCCACAAACTGA
- a CDS encoding LGFP repeat-containing protein: MRTIAYRQKAVVGLTAVALITVSCSNGKTPDIQSPQIGLIVTSSSVAPAQPTEVKLIGDRGVEVTLSGPIAAKYSSATEDQKKALGEALTGDHNAGTRDSGAVFQQFQGGAIIAKNNQTGTPAYIVVGKIRDAWNIQRDPDGTPSVTGNNGSAGPLGLPTSDENTEDDLLVSTFEHGKIEYNAKTGQVEVTVNGKVVPSGL; this comes from the coding sequence ATGAGGACGATCGCATACCGCCAGAAGGCAGTCGTCGGTCTGACTGCCGTCGCGCTGATCACCGTGAGCTGCAGCAATGGCAAGACCCCAGACATTCAATCGCCTCAGATCGGGTTGATCGTCACGTCTTCGTCGGTAGCGCCGGCGCAGCCGACCGAGGTCAAGCTCATCGGGGACAGGGGCGTCGAGGTGACCCTGTCCGGTCCGATCGCCGCCAAATACTCATCGGCGACGGAGGACCAGAAGAAGGCACTCGGCGAGGCGCTGACCGGCGACCACAACGCGGGCACGCGCGACAGCGGCGCGGTCTTCCAGCAGTTCCAGGGCGGTGCGATCATCGCCAAGAACAACCAGACGGGCACGCCCGCATACATCGTCGTCGGCAAGATCCGGGACGCGTGGAACATCCAGCGAGACCCGGACGGCACACCGTCCGTCACGGGGAACAACGGTTCCGCTGGTCCGCTGGGCCTACCCACCAGCGACGAGAACACCGAGGACGATCTGCTGGTGTCGACCTTCGAGCACGGCAAGATCGAATACAACGCCAAGACCGGCCAGGTCGAGGTGACGGTGAACGGCAAGGTCGTACCGTCCGGGCTGTAA
- a CDS encoding MFS transporter yields the protein MSARDRNALAAANFFMADVQAGVGPFLGVLLAGRGWATGAIGAVTALGNAVGLASTTPAGALIDATGRKRFWVVLAALCTVAASALVLVSGRFWVVAAAQAASAVAAAVLGPAIIGITLGVVRQSGFVTQNGRNQAYNHAGNMVGAALSGVLGWYFGFAAVFALAALFAVAAIIAVLSIPARHIDDQAARGATDENSYPASGLQILARSPVLRAAAAAILLFHLGNAAMLPLYGLAVVAHQADPFITVAATVVVAQAVMVIASLAATRIARIRGYWTVFAIAFVALPVRGLVAATIVTTWGIVPVQILDGIGAGMLSVAVPGLVAQLLEGSGHINIGQGALMAAQGVGACLSPLLGGYIAQECGFRVAFAFLGALSVGSLLIWHKYAPTIRAAAPRPSDC from the coding sequence GTGAGTGCGCGCGACCGTAACGCCTTGGCGGCAGCCAATTTCTTCATGGCGGACGTGCAGGCGGGTGTCGGTCCATTTCTAGGGGTCTTATTGGCCGGTCGCGGCTGGGCAACAGGAGCCATCGGCGCAGTCACCGCGCTGGGTAATGCTGTGGGACTGGCATCGACCACACCGGCGGGCGCCCTCATCGACGCGACGGGCCGTAAAAGGTTCTGGGTTGTCCTGGCTGCGTTATGCACGGTCGCGGCATCGGCGCTGGTCTTGGTTTCCGGAAGATTCTGGGTAGTGGCCGCCGCTCAGGCAGCGTCGGCAGTTGCCGCGGCTGTTCTTGGCCCAGCGATCATCGGGATCACCCTCGGGGTGGTGCGCCAGTCGGGGTTCGTGACACAAAATGGCCGTAATCAGGCATACAACCACGCCGGAAACATGGTGGGGGCAGCGCTCTCCGGGGTTCTTGGTTGGTACTTCGGATTCGCTGCGGTTTTCGCGCTCGCGGCCCTGTTCGCGGTAGCCGCGATCATCGCCGTATTGTCGATTCCTGCTCGCCACATCGATGACCAGGCTGCGCGCGGCGCTACAGACGAAAATTCCTACCCCGCAAGCGGTTTACAGATTCTGGCGCGCTCTCCCGTGTTACGCGCTGCGGCGGCAGCGATCCTGCTGTTTCACCTGGGGAATGCGGCAATGCTGCCCCTGTACGGTCTGGCGGTCGTCGCCCACCAGGCTGACCCGTTCATTACCGTCGCCGCGACTGTGGTTGTCGCGCAGGCGGTGATGGTGATCGCCTCGCTGGCCGCGACCCGGATAGCTCGCATACGCGGTTACTGGACGGTGTTTGCCATCGCCTTCGTCGCCCTGCCGGTACGTGGACTCGTCGCCGCCACCATTGTCACTACGTGGGGAATTGTTCCGGTTCAGATCCTCGATGGCATAGGGGCAGGGATGCTTTCAGTCGCGGTTCCCGGGCTGGTGGCACAGCTGCTGGAAGGGAGCGGACACATCAACATCGGGCAGGGAGCGTTGATGGCTGCCCAAGGCGTCGGAGCGTGTCTGAGTCCACTGCTCGGCGGGTACATCGCCCAGGAATGCGGGTTCCGGGTTGCGTTCGCGTTCCTCGGTGCGCTTTCCGTGGGATCGCTTCTTATCTGGCATAAGTACGCCCCAACGATACGAGCCGCGGCGCCGCGCCCGTCAGACTGCTAG
- a CDS encoding FAD-dependent oxidoreductase: protein MSSAPHSRYQEQLNVRPQDQQAAEKSTAAVDLSDLRTAIRGNVSVPGDVDFERLSMPWDLTVNQSVRAVAEVADTADACALVRFARDNEIAIAAQPNGHGATEALNGTVLVRTRRMNEIRVDPQARSVRVGAGVSWGAVLAAGESFNLIGASGSSPVVGVAGYTLGGGLSWFSRSFGWAADSVIAYEAISAEGDAIHVTADSASELFWALRGGGGDYALVTALEFALHPLTSLYGGSMLWPAAKASDVLTAFRDVTATAPDGLSVWCGLANLPGMEPFVGIYSTYLGSSDPKQSWLRPLEKITGRFFDSHRKLRPAELGTITNEPTDPSPLIQRGTLLTSLDDASMTELFTKPIAPLSFIQIRHLGGALARGSDSPAGQVAEPYYITLGGVPTAELAATEIGRHITENLGMLSPIDGGRTLFTFLAPEQEAAEAFDGPTLARLRDAKRRYDPRSVFRSNHPVLA from the coding sequence ATGTCTTCAGCACCGCACAGTAGGTATCAAGAGCAACTGAACGTTCGGCCGCAAGATCAGCAGGCTGCGGAGAAATCAACAGCGGCAGTTGATCTCAGCGATCTACGAACTGCCATTCGGGGCAACGTGTCTGTACCGGGGGATGTCGATTTCGAGCGGCTGAGCATGCCGTGGGATCTGACCGTGAATCAATCGGTACGTGCCGTTGCGGAGGTCGCAGACACTGCGGATGCGTGCGCGCTGGTTCGGTTCGCTCGCGATAACGAAATCGCAATCGCGGCTCAGCCCAACGGACATGGGGCGACCGAGGCGCTAAACGGGACGGTACTGGTGCGAACGCGGCGCATGAATGAGATCCGCGTAGATCCGCAGGCGCGGTCCGTACGAGTTGGCGCGGGCGTGTCATGGGGAGCCGTGCTGGCCGCGGGAGAATCGTTCAACTTGATAGGCGCATCCGGAAGTTCTCCTGTGGTAGGTGTCGCCGGCTACACCCTGGGGGGTGGGCTGAGTTGGTTCAGCCGCTCTTTCGGTTGGGCGGCCGACAGCGTCATTGCCTATGAGGCCATCAGTGCAGAAGGCGACGCGATCCATGTGACGGCGGATTCAGCATCCGAGCTGTTCTGGGCGTTGCGCGGTGGAGGAGGCGATTACGCATTGGTCACCGCCCTAGAGTTCGCACTCCATCCCCTCACATCGCTCTATGGAGGTTCGATGCTTTGGCCCGCTGCTAAAGCGAGCGACGTACTGACAGCCTTCCGTGATGTAACAGCAACAGCACCAGACGGATTGAGTGTTTGGTGCGGTCTGGCGAACCTGCCGGGTATGGAGCCGTTCGTCGGCATTTACAGCACCTATCTTGGCTCGTCGGACCCTAAGCAGTCCTGGCTTCGCCCCCTCGAGAAGATCACTGGCCGATTCTTCGACAGCCACCGAAAGCTACGGCCAGCCGAATTGGGAACGATCACGAATGAGCCCACCGATCCCTCGCCGTTGATCCAGCGAGGGACACTACTGACCAGTCTCGATGACGCGAGCATGACCGAACTATTCACCAAACCCATTGCTCCGCTGTCATTTATACAAATCCGCCATCTGGGCGGAGCGTTGGCGCGCGGTTCCGACAGTCCCGCCGGGCAGGTTGCCGAGCCCTACTACATAACCCTGGGCGGAGTTCCGACCGCGGAACTAGCAGCGACCGAGATCGGTCGGCACATCACGGAGAATCTCGGCATGCTGTCTCCCATAGACGGCGGCCGCACACTGTTTACGTTTCTCGCGCCGGAACAAGAGGCGGCAGAAGCCTTCGATGGGCCTACGTTGGCCCGGCTGCGGGATGCTAAGCGCCGGTACGATCCTCGGAGCGTGTTCCGAAGCAATCATCCTGTGTTGGCGTAG
- a CDS encoding TetR/AcrR family transcriptional regulator gives MELIDATRRLIDSSGRTRFAVKDVCDSIGYTRGAFYSSFESMDDHLVAVHERQNADLIESVAAALAHARSVVDDTGDLLAFVNTFISTITVDRGRLALQSSLTARAQHNPHLADQLTSQRDRLRQTLEPYLLDVVDRAGRELTTDATTFTRAVMAAQSGAAAQLIAPDDSDDLRPLLVATTMMGLSRPQATG, from the coding sequence ATGGAACTGATCGACGCCACCCGCCGGCTCATTGATAGCAGTGGAAGAACCAGGTTTGCCGTCAAAGACGTGTGCGACTCCATCGGGTACACGCGAGGTGCGTTTTACTCCAGTTTTGAGTCAATGGACGACCATCTTGTCGCCGTTCACGAACGTCAAAACGCCGATCTGATCGAATCTGTTGCGGCGGCGCTTGCTCACGCGCGTAGCGTTGTCGATGACACTGGTGACCTTTTGGCATTCGTGAACACGTTCATCTCGACGATTACGGTCGATCGAGGCCGCCTCGCTTTACAGTCGTCGTTAACTGCACGCGCACAACACAACCCGCATCTGGCCGATCAGCTCACGTCGCAGCGGGATCGGCTTCGTCAGACTCTAGAGCCGTACCTGCTGGACGTGGTCGACCGCGCAGGGCGCGAATTGACCACTGACGCCACGACTTTCACTCGTGCGGTCATGGCGGCGCAATCAGGTGCCGCAGCACAGCTGATAGCGCCCGACGATTCGGACGACCTTCGTCCGTTACTGGTCGCTACAACCATGATGGGGCTCAGCCGGCCACAAGCGACCGGCTAG
- a CDS encoding GNAT family N-acetyltransferase: MPTNNGDVLLRTARRPGDYPQLVDIWCSAVRATHDFLAESDFQRIESNLASAYFPAVTLTVAERDGRAVGFAGTAEGNLEMLFVTDDARGSGIGSLLLAETIAKDGVIKVDVNEQNVGALGFYLSRGFSQVGRSELDGDGRPYPILHLALPG, translated from the coding sequence ATGCCCACGAACAACGGTGACGTCCTCCTGCGTACAGCGCGTAGACCCGGCGACTACCCCCAACTGGTCGATATCTGGTGCAGCGCGGTACGTGCGACGCACGATTTTCTCGCGGAGTCCGACTTCCAGCGCATCGAAAGCAATCTGGCTTCGGCATACTTCCCCGCGGTCACGCTCACCGTCGCTGAACGCGACGGACGGGCCGTCGGCTTCGCGGGCACCGCAGAGGGAAACCTGGAAATGCTGTTTGTCACGGACGACGCCCGCGGCAGCGGAATCGGAAGCTTGCTCCTCGCCGAGACGATCGCGAAGGACGGCGTCATCAAGGTTGACGTGAACGAACAGAACGTGGGAGCACTCGGCTTCTATCTGAGCCGCGGGTTCTCACAAGTCGGTCGCAGTGAACTCGACGGGGACGGTAGGCCGTATCCGATCCTCCATCTTGCCCTTCCAGGCTGA
- a CDS encoding WhiB family transcriptional regulator → MTDNARSVHRAIGLLMQLQHCTELDAHATLAVLSASPSRITANDAIATPAAYDHSPRQTPSLMQAEWRLGARCRGLPTDIFFPPSDEPRASRRDREDAAKALCGTCPVLAQCRRYALDSAEPHGIWGATTPEERAARRSR, encoded by the coding sequence ATGACCGACAATGCACGATCAGTCCATCGCGCCATCGGACTGCTTATGCAGCTGCAACATTGCACCGAGCTGGACGCACACGCCACGCTTGCCGTTCTGTCCGCGTCGCCCTCGCGGATAACCGCGAACGACGCGATAGCTACACCCGCCGCCTATGACCACAGTCCACGACAGACACCCTCGCTGATGCAGGCGGAGTGGCGCCTCGGCGCCCGCTGCCGCGGATTGCCCACCGATATCTTCTTTCCGCCCTCGGATGAGCCACGCGCTAGCCGCCGGGACCGTGAGGACGCTGCCAAAGCGCTGTGCGGTACGTGCCCCGTGCTGGCCCAATGCCGTCGCTATGCACTGGACTCCGCTGAGCCGCACGGCATCTGGGGAGCGACCACGCCCGAGGAGCGGGCGGCCAGAAGATCGCGGTAG
- a CDS encoding DUF1490 family protein — protein sequence MAWHALLIKAASTVATGAVGVAAYEVLRKAAAKVPVRDASVTVAEWSLRGVRKAEEGAERARLAVGDVVAEARERIGEEAPPPTAVDAEHDHDH from the coding sequence ATGGCATGGCATGCGTTGTTGATCAAGGCAGCCTCGACAGTGGCGACCGGAGCCGTCGGAGTCGCGGCCTATGAAGTCCTTCGCAAGGCCGCCGCGAAGGTGCCTGTACGCGACGCGAGCGTCACCGTTGCCGAGTGGTCCTTGCGTGGCGTACGCAAAGCCGAGGAAGGCGCCGAACGCGCCCGGCTCGCCGTCGGAGACGTTGTCGCTGAGGCGCGCGAACGTATAGGCGAGGAGGCTCCGCCACCCACTGCGGTGGATGCCGAACACGACCACGACCACTGA
- a CDS encoding heavy metal translocating P-type ATPase, with translation MVTIESNAAGRLRVTAKQFRGDVRRAVAIEDALAQVAGVRAVHAYPRTASVVVWYSAKRTTTGDMLAALKEALELVPPQTLSRMPHSADVRNADVIRMAAGGLALVFLGIRRYPLGRPPLLGPASRLAATGVTIFTGYPFLKGALASLRGGRSAGTDLLVSAATVASLILRENVVALTVLWLLNIGEYLQDLTLRRTRRAIADLLSGGQDTAWVRLADGTEVQVSTDSLTVGDEVIAHEQVAIPVDGQIVEGDAIVDQSAITGETLPVSVAAGAMVHAGSVVMRGRIIVRASAVGSQTIIGRIITRVEEAQQDRAPIQTVGENFSRRFVPASFLLSALTLAVTGDVRRAMTMLLVACPCAVGLATPTAISAAIGNGARRGILVKGGSHLELAGRVDAVVFDKTGTLTVGRPVVTNIVAFDADWEPEQVLAYAASSEIHARHPLGEAVIRSTEERHISIPPHEECEVLVGLGMRTRADGRTLLLGSPALLLKEQVHVTAEAEQWVARLRRRAETPLLLAVDGVLVGLISLRDEIRPEASAVLDALRSSGVHRVVMLTGDHAETARAVADELGITEWQAEVLPEDKLQAVSRLRDEGHVVAMVGDGVNDAPALAAADIGIAMGLNGTDVAVETADVALASDDLRRLLDIRGLGGRAVSVIRQNYAMSIAVNAIGLVVGAGGALSPVLAAILHNASSVAVVTNSSRLIGYQLDDSQPTR, from the coding sequence GTGGTAACCATCGAGTCGAACGCAGCCGGTCGGCTCCGGGTCACCGCCAAGCAATTCCGGGGCGACGTACGTCGAGCGGTAGCGATCGAGGACGCACTGGCGCAGGTAGCGGGCGTTCGTGCCGTGCACGCCTACCCACGAACAGCTTCGGTGGTCGTCTGGTACTCGGCCAAGCGCACCACGACCGGCGATATGCTTGCGGCGCTCAAGGAAGCCCTTGAATTGGTTCCGCCGCAAACACTTTCGCGTATGCCGCACTCGGCAGACGTGCGCAACGCGGACGTGATCCGAATGGCCGCAGGCGGTCTGGCCTTGGTGTTTCTGGGTATCCGCCGCTATCCGCTGGGGCGGCCACCGCTACTGGGTCCGGCGAGCAGGCTGGCGGCGACCGGGGTGACGATTTTCACCGGGTACCCATTCCTCAAGGGGGCGCTGGCCTCACTACGTGGCGGGCGGTCGGCCGGTACCGACCTCCTGGTCTCGGCGGCTACCGTGGCCAGTCTGATCCTCCGTGAAAACGTCGTAGCGCTCACTGTGTTGTGGCTGTTGAACATAGGGGAGTACCTCCAGGACCTCACGCTGCGCCGCACCCGGCGCGCGATCGCGGACCTGCTGTCGGGCGGACAAGATACGGCCTGGGTCCGCCTCGCGGACGGCACCGAGGTTCAGGTGTCCACCGACTCACTCACCGTGGGTGACGAAGTCATCGCCCACGAGCAGGTGGCTATACCGGTCGACGGACAGATCGTGGAGGGCGACGCCATCGTCGACCAGTCGGCGATCACCGGCGAGACCCTGCCTGTCAGCGTCGCCGCGGGCGCCATGGTGCACGCCGGTTCGGTGGTGATGCGCGGCCGTATCATCGTGCGCGCCTCCGCCGTCGGAAGTCAGACCATCATCGGCCGGATCATTACGCGTGTCGAAGAGGCGCAACAAGACCGCGCGCCGATCCAGACCGTCGGGGAGAATTTCTCCCGACGGTTCGTACCCGCCTCATTCCTGCTGTCGGCTCTCACCCTGGCCGTGACCGGCGATGTACGGCGGGCGATGACCATGCTGCTGGTGGCGTGTCCGTGTGCCGTCGGGCTGGCAACCCCCACTGCGATCAGTGCGGCCATCGGAAACGGCGCGCGTAGGGGAATCCTGGTCAAGGGAGGCTCGCATCTGGAGCTGGCGGGCCGGGTAGACGCGGTCGTGTTCGACAAAACAGGAACCTTGACCGTCGGCCGGCCTGTCGTCACGAACATCGTTGCGTTCGATGCTGATTGGGAGCCGGAGCAGGTACTGGCCTATGCGGCTAGCTCGGAGATCCATGCTCGGCATCCGTTGGGTGAGGCGGTGATCCGGTCCACGGAAGAACGCCACATCAGTATTCCTCCGCACGAAGAGTGCGAAGTGCTTGTCGGCCTGGGGATGCGCACTCGCGCCGACGGGCGCACCCTGCTGCTAGGCAGCCCGGCATTGCTCCTCAAGGAACAGGTTCACGTCACCGCGGAGGCTGAGCAGTGGGTCGCCCGGTTGCGGCGCCGCGCCGAGACCCCCTTGCTGCTTGCCGTCGATGGCGTCCTCGTCGGGCTCATCAGCTTGCGCGATGAGATTCGTCCGGAAGCGTCTGCGGTGCTCGACGCGCTGCGCTCGTCCGGAGTGCATCGGGTGGTGATGCTGACCGGTGATCACGCCGAGACCGCGCGGGCGGTCGCCGACGAACTGGGCATCACCGAATGGCAGGCCGAGGTGCTGCCCGAGGACAAGCTCCAGGCGGTCAGCAGACTGCGCGATGAGGGGCATGTGGTGGCAATGGTGGGCGACGGCGTCAACGATGCCCCGGCGCTGGCGGCCGCCGATATTGGAATAGCCATGGGACTCAACGGAACCGATGTGGCAGTGGAGACCGCTGATGTTGCGCTGGCCAGCGACGACCTGCGGAGGCTGCTCGATATTCGGGGGCTGGGCGGACGGGCCGTCTCGGTGATCCGGCAGAACTATGCGATGTCGATCGCGGTAAACGCCATCGGGTTGGTGGTCGGGGCCGGAGGCGCACTATCTCCGGTGCTGGCGGCCATTCTGCATAACGCATCCTCGGTGGCGGTGGTGACCAACAGCTCGCGTCTCATCGGATATCAGCTGGACGATAGTCAGCCCACCCGATAG
- a CDS encoding flavodoxin family protein: protein MSEQTIAPMTVRDTGNSTTNVAVIYYSETGSVKALAAAAAEGATTTGAHVRLLSVEAASSADMEWADVVLFGTPSHYGTIAAGLKTFIDSTGDLWRAGKLADKVYGAFVSSASTHGGQETTLTNFTTIFTHWGGIIVPPGFTAPVPLVEQMLSGNPHGAGHVAGFGNPPTKFALDAARHQAERAVMVAAQLMSTRLLGGVH from the coding sequence ATGAGTGAGCAAACGATCGCGCCGATGACCGTTCGGGACACAGGAAACTCGACGACTAACGTCGCAGTGATCTACTACAGCGAAACCGGCAGCGTCAAAGCACTCGCCGCAGCGGCCGCGGAGGGCGCTACCACGACTGGGGCCCACGTACGCCTGCTGTCCGTCGAAGCGGCGAGCAGCGCGGACATGGAATGGGCTGATGTTGTCCTGTTCGGGACGCCCAGTCACTACGGCACTATTGCCGCTGGGCTCAAGACGTTCATCGACAGCACCGGCGACCTATGGCGCGCGGGCAAGTTAGCAGACAAGGTGTACGGAGCCTTTGTCTCCAGCGCGAGCACACACGGCGGCCAAGAAACCACCCTGACGAACTTCACGACGATCTTCACTCACTGGGGCGGGATCATCGTGCCGCCCGGCTTTACTGCCCCAGTTCCGTTAGTGGAACAGATGCTGTCCGGCAACCCCCACGGGGCTGGACACGTCGCCGGCTTCGGAAACCCTCCCACGAAGTTCGCTCTCGATGCTGCCCGCCACCAAGCTGAACGCGCGGTCATGGTTGCCGCCCAGCTGATGAGCACTCGCCTTCTCGGCGGTGTTCATTGA
- a CDS encoding LysR family transcriptional regulator translates to METRELRYFVAVAEELHFGRAAQRLAIAQPPLSRAIQQLERRLGVMLLHRNTRAISLTEAGQVLLVEARAALEAVEAAQRRTRRAAAERPGIVLATKGGASSELLSRLLDAYAGESGAVDVEVVLCGPREQEGMLRDGRADVALLQRPYDATAGFDTEDLYTEQQVLVLPAGHPLAHRAHISTAEVKVLIDLPMPRWPRPDGSYCDGPGPRVRDHTQLFQLIALGRVCAFVPESLRASLRDDLVTVRVPDAPAVTTVIAWPPLSRSQAVADLVRIATGFSSAQSV, encoded by the coding sequence ATGGAGACGCGCGAGTTACGGTACTTCGTCGCTGTCGCCGAGGAGCTGCATTTCGGGCGGGCAGCGCAGCGGCTGGCGATCGCGCAACCACCGCTGTCGCGGGCTATCCAACAGCTCGAACGGCGCCTTGGGGTGATGCTGCTCCACCGCAATACCCGCGCAATCTCTCTGACCGAAGCTGGGCAGGTTCTGCTGGTGGAGGCTCGGGCGGCTCTGGAGGCAGTCGAAGCCGCTCAGCGCCGCACTCGTCGAGCCGCTGCCGAGCGGCCCGGCATTGTGTTGGCCACCAAAGGGGGAGCCTCCAGCGAACTATTGTCGAGGCTGCTGGATGCCTACGCCGGAGAGTCTGGCGCCGTCGATGTCGAGGTGGTGTTGTGTGGGCCCCGCGAGCAGGAAGGAATGCTGCGCGACGGGCGCGCCGACGTCGCGCTACTCCAGCGGCCCTACGACGCGACCGCCGGATTCGATACTGAGGACCTGTACACCGAACAGCAGGTACTGGTGCTACCCGCGGGCCATCCTCTTGCTCATCGAGCACACATATCGACCGCCGAGGTCAAGGTGCTGATTGACCTGCCCATGCCGCGCTGGCCGCGGCCGGACGGCAGCTATTGCGACGGCCCCGGCCCACGGGTGCGCGATCACACCCAGTTGTTTCAGCTGATCGCGCTCGGGCGGGTTTGCGCGTTCGTGCCAGAGTCACTCCGCGCGTCGCTGCGCGACGATCTTGTCACCGTGCGCGTACCCGACGCTCCGGCCGTTACAACCGTGATCGCCTGGCCGCCACTGAGCCGATCCCAAGCCGTCGCTGATCTCGTCCGCATCGCGACAGGTTTCTCGTCGGCACAATCTGTCTAG
- a CDS encoding response regulator transcription factor, with amino-acid sequence MTTILLVDDHPVVREGFRGMLDAEPDFTVIGEASSALEAVAAAQTLHPDVILMDLRMPGQDGVWATERILSVQPSTRILIVTTYESDSDIVRAVETGAAGYILKNASRHQLADAVRQTATGHTVLAPSVAERLTRSTHQRAAVPNLSAREIEILTHVAKGATNADIGRALFISEATVKTHLLRTFNKLDVCDRTAAVTTAQTFGLLPHSG; translated from the coding sequence ATGACAACGATTCTGCTTGTCGATGACCACCCCGTTGTCCGGGAGGGCTTCCGTGGGATGCTCGATGCGGAACCGGATTTCACCGTCATCGGAGAAGCAAGCTCTGCACTCGAAGCAGTTGCTGCCGCCCAAACATTGCATCCTGACGTCATTCTCATGGACCTGCGGATGCCCGGCCAAGACGGGGTCTGGGCAACGGAACGTATTCTTAGCGTCCAACCCAGCACCCGAATCCTGATTGTCACCACCTATGAATCAGATTCGGATATCGTTCGCGCCGTTGAAACAGGTGCCGCGGGGTACATCCTCAAAAACGCGAGCCGGCACCAACTTGCCGACGCGGTGCGCCAAACTGCCACTGGTCATACGGTATTGGCGCCATCAGTTGCCGAACGTCTGACTCGGTCAACCCACCAACGCGCCGCGGTACCGAATCTTTCGGCACGAGAAATCGAGATACTCACCCATGTGGCCAAAGGCGCAACAAATGCTGATATCGGTCGCGCCCTGTTCATCAGCGAGGCAACGGTAAAGACCCACCTGCTCAGGACATTCAACAAACTGGATGTCTGCGACCGAACCGCGGCGGTGACAACGGCCCAGACATTCGGACTGCTTCCCCACTCTGGATGA